Proteins from a genomic interval of Maylandia zebra isolate NMK-2024a linkage group LG15, Mzebra_GT3a, whole genome shotgun sequence:
- the LOC112436060 gene encoding uncharacterized protein LOC112436060: MTSSNLSREMHLLSLFIEEVLDQRYADLVSPVTAPQMVVTNLRNRELSRRHLNSMTHLVLTLYHSLVTGSKDFPCIPFKGWFHRDLVTTPFVHVRQSQRENTTPSPPTDSPAGMMLPPAGSSSHPRFLTPVLPEKADLAVLKADRRNCVRTLTVDGLPVTRVISTVYQTEDTEMKNRWRVTDYSADGRVLTSVLCRFLNMSAKRAKRKAEEESSIRSPTQARKRLRL; encoded by the exons ATGACTTCTTCAAACTTGAGTCGCGAGATGCACCTGCTCTCCCTTTTCATTGAGGAGGTGTTAGATCAACGCTATG CTGATCTGGTGAGTCCAGTCACTGCACCTCAGATGGTCGTCACTAACTTGAGGAACCGTGAACTGAGCAGGAGGCATCTGAACTCCATGACTCACCTGGTCCTCACTCTTTACCATAGCCTGGTGACTGGGTCCAAGGACTTTCCTTGCATACCTTTTAAAGGATGGTTCCACCGGGACCTGGTGACGACACCATTTGTCCATGTGaggcagagccagagagagaacACCACTCCTTCTCCTCCTACGGACTCACCAGCTGGCATGATGCTGCCGCCTGCGGGCTCCAGCTCTCATCCACGCTTCCTGACTCCAGTTCTTCCAGAGAAAGCAGATCTTGCTGTGCTGAAGGCAGATCGGAGGAACTGTGTCCGCACCCTGACTGTCGACGGCCTCCCCGTCACCAGAGTCATCTCCACTGTTTACCAAACAGAGGACACTGAGATGAAGAACCGCTGGAGAGTAACAGACTACAGCGCGGACGGCAGAGTTCTCACTTCGGTGCTCTGCCGTTTTCTAAATATGTCGGCAAAGCGTGCTAAGAGGAAGGCGGAGGAAGAGAGCAGCATCCGGAGCCCGACTCAAGCAAGGAAGCGCTTGAGATTATAA
- the LOC143412816 gene encoding uncharacterized protein LOC143412816 — MMNMRGVKERGTLDQFVVHQATAEADMVTAAEVTHVYHTVKHGLSYNSGDCALKLTVRMLNDSSIAKKMSCGRTKAEAVVTDVLSPKAIEEVIKKLKSGATPLPFSLHTDASNKGNRKMFPLALQFFTPEAGVVNKMLDFVENPDESAEGIVKIIQSSLENVGLSLDQVSAFSADNANVNYGIHNSVFTKLKETNSEILRGNCHAHIVHNTVKKALDKLSVDVENIVLKIYSFFSTSAKRRESLKEFCEFCDVEFHDILRHVVTRWLSLNPAITRLLQNWDPLKSYLISIGEECPRRLKELLKLTEDAAGVEGEADIVEVYLLFCNNVMCLFKEVVKKLEKNVTTSVDLYSIMECFLTRLIQRRDDGFYGYLTRQKLQHLSPSDADGARQEFTAFLDTAISYVWKWFDFSEENWLFHLQPLSLASGKISFDDMEKIIERLHLAGRLNISMDERYEECVTATSLLKHLTKEHQEKEKWQSKGTAEKWMEILQAADLPNMQAVVSFVLSIPSSTGFEERIFSLMKNKWTDVRNKCSTELIRSELIVSLNYDMSCSEFYSAVLKDKQLLTAARAQKNTNGKSSLFPHNVALSLSS, encoded by the exons ATGATGAATATGAGAGGCGTGAAAGAAAGAGGAACCCTTGACCAATTtgttgtccaccaggccacggcagaagcagatatg GTGACTGCTGCAGAGGTGACCCATGTCTACCACACTGTAAAGCACGGTTTAAGTTATAACTCGGGTGACTGTGCACTCAAACTGACTGTACGAATGCTGAATGACTCCAGTATTGCCAAAAAGATGTCCTGTGGGAGGACGAAAGCTGAAGCAGTTGTCACAGATGTCCTGTCTCCAAAGGCAATAGAAGAGGTGATCAAAAAATTGAAAAGTGGTGCAACTCCACTCCCATTCTCTCTTCACACTGATGCTTCAAACAAGGGAAATCGGAAGATGTTTCCCTTGGCCTTGCAGTTTTTTACACCAGAGGCTGGAGTTGTCAACAAGATGTTGGATTTTGTTGAAAATCCAGATGAGTCTGCAGAGGGAATagtaaaaataatacaaagcTCTCTTGAAAACGTGGGGCTATCCTTAGATCAGGTTTCTGCATTCAGTGCTGACAATGCAAATGTAAATTATGGCATCCACAACTCAGTCTTCACAAAATTGAAAGAGACCAACAGTGAGATCCTTCGTGGCAACTGTCATGCACATATTGTTCATAACACTGTGAAAAAAGCCCTGGACAAGCTCTCAGTAGATGTGGAAAATATTGTCCTGAAGATATACAGCTTCTTTTCCACCTCTGCCAAAAGGAGAGAGTCCCTGAAAGAGTTCTGTGAATTTTGTGACGTTGAATTCCATGATATCCTGCGCCATGTTGTGACGAGATGGCTGTCACTCAACCCTGCAATCACCCGCCTGCTGCAGAACTGGGACCCGCTGAAGTCATATCTCATCAGCATTGGTGAGGAATGTCCAAGGCGCCTGAAGGAATTGCTGAAGTTGACAGAAGATGCTGCTGGAGTTGAGGGAGAGGCAGACATTGTGGAAGTCTACCTCCTCTTCTGTAATAATGTCATGTGTCTGTTTAAAGAAGTGGTGAAAAAACTGGAGAAGAATGTAACCACGTCTGTTGACCTCTATTCCATCATGGAGTGTTTCCTGACAAGACTTATTCAGAGAAGAGATGATGGGTTCTACGGGTACCTAACAAGACAAAAGCTCCAGCATCTCTCGCCATCTGATGCTGATGGTGCCAGGCAGGAGTTTACAGCCTTCCTAGACACTGCCATCAGTTATGTCTGGAAGTGGTTTGActtttcagaagaaaactggCTTTTCCACCTGCAGCCCCTCTCTCTAGCATCTGGGAAGATTTCCTTTGATGACATGGAGAAGATCATTGAACGGCTTCACCTGGCTGGCAG GTTAAACATCTCTATGGATGAGCGTTATGAAGAGTGTGTCACTGCAACCAGTCTTCTGAAGCACCTCACCAAAGAACATCAGGAGAAGGAAAAGTGGCAGTCCAAGGGAACAGCAGAGAAGTGGATGGAAATTCTTCAGGCAGCTGACCTCCCCAATATGCAGGCTGTTGTATCCTTTGTACTCAGCATCCCATCTTCCACTGGGTTTGAGGAGAGGATTTTCTCTCTTATGAAGAATAAGTGGACTGATGTGCGGAACAAATGTTCTACTGAATTAATTAGAAGTGAGCTCATTGTCAGTCTAAATTATGATATGTCTTGCTCAGAGTTTTACTCTGCAGTACTGAAAGACAAACAACTCCTAACTGCAGCAAGAGctcaaaaaaatacaaatggaaAAAGTAGTCTGTTTCCACATAATGTAGCATTGAGCTTGAGTTCatga